The following are encoded in a window of Vespula pensylvanica isolate Volc-1 chromosome 2, ASM1446617v1, whole genome shotgun sequence genomic DNA:
- the LOC122627033 gene encoding very-long-chain 3-oxoacyl-CoA reductase-like: MLTCRKKISWIILTTLGLNIFIKGSHFVWKKILAPNLGLGIDLTKQGRWVVITGATDGIGKAFAIALASKGLDIVLISRSLIKLKYVETEIKERYGVKTRIVVADLTEGQEVYSKIAKATEELEVGVLINNAGMNSDYPELFVKMSEEILNKILQLNVVSLTIITGIILPDMMKRRKGVIINISSISGMNFVCPYLTAYAATKAYIIKFTSNLAAEVAQSGITVQCIAPGPVATKMIKIKKPTWMIPTADKFVEATLKTVGIESLTTGYLPHYLLYKYFETLTWIYKKGTIRLMSKIFLKHKKHFLRKMIKEQEQTEDMK; this comes from the exons ATGTTAACGTGTCGGAAGAAAATCTCTTGGATAATACTGACTACTTTGGgtttaaacatatttattaaaggaaGTCACTTtgtatggaaaaaaatattagcacCTAATCTAGGCTTAGGCATAGATTTGACAAAACAAGGAAGATGGGTAGTAATTACAGGTGCAACCGATGGTATTGGTAAAGCGTTCGCAATCGCTCTTGCTAGTAAAGGTCTcgatattgttttaatatcaAGATCACTGATAAAACTGAAGTATGTTGAAAccgagataaaagagagatatggaGTTAAAACTCGTATCGTTGTGGCTGATTTAACCGAAGGTCAAGAGGTTTACTCAAAGATTGCTAAGGCTACGGAAGAACTTGAA GTTGGTGTTTTGATTAACAATGCTGGGATGAATTCCGATTATCCGGAATTATTCGTCAAAATGtcagaagaaatattaaataagatattaCAATTAAACGTGGTTAGTCTTACCATTATCACTGGAATAATTTTACCAGATATGATGAAACGACGAAAGggtgtaataattaatataagttCGATATCGGGTATGAATTTTGTATGTCCATATTTAACAGCCTATGCAGCTACTAAAGCTTACATCATCAAGTTCACTAGTAATTTAGCTGCGGAAGTAGCTCAGAGTGGTATTACCGTACAATGTATTGCTCCTGGACCTGTTGCCACTAAGATGATCAAAATCAA AAAACCAACGTGGATGATACCAACTGCTGATAAATTTGTCGAAGCTACTTTAAAAACTGTGGGAATCGAATCTTTAACAACCGGATATTTACCGcactatttattatacaaatattttgaaacgttgacatggatatataaaaagggTACAATCAGATTAATGTCCAAGATATTTCTCAAACataagaaacattttcttcggAAAATGATCAAGGAGCAGGAGCAAACGgaagatatgaaataa
- the LOC122627032 gene encoding very-long-chain 3-oxoacyl-CoA reductase-like has protein sequence MLTCWEKISLVVLTAVVLRIFIRGGLLAWKKLLAPNLGLGVDLTIQGRWAVITGATDGLGKAFAKALASKGLDIVLVSRSLAKLKDVATEIKEKYGVETRVVEADLTEGQAIYSKIAKATEELEVGILINSAGMSYEHPEFLTNMPEETLNNILQLNVAGLTGTTRVILPGMMKRRKGVVINISSVTGDIPSPYLTVYAASKAYVIKFSADLAAEVAQNGVTVQCIVPGPVATKMTKIKKPTWMAPTADKFVEATLKTVGIESLTTGYPPHYLVYGFMKTLTCVCEKGAMWLVTRTMLNLRGRSLRKKMREQEQMKEIPQRDTLLTE, from the exons ATGTTAACGTGCTGGGAAAAAATCTCTTTGGTGGTCCTGACCGCTGTGGTGCTGAGGATTTTTATAAGAGGGGGACTTTTGGCATGGAAGAAATTATTGGCACCTAATCTAGGCTTAGGCGTAGATTTGACGATTCAAGGTAGATGGGCAGTGATCACGGGTGCAACCGATGGATTGGGGAAAGCATTCGCCAAGGCTCTTGCTAGTAAAGGTCTTGACATTGTCCTAGTATCAAGATCATTGGCGAAGCTTAAGGATGTTGCAAccgaaataaaagagaaatatggaGTTGAAACTCGTGTCGTCGAAGCTGATTTAACCGAAGGTCAAGCGATTTACTCTAAGATCGCCAAAGCTACGGAAGAACTTGAG GTTGGAATTTTGATTAACAGCGCTGGTATGAGTTACGAACACCCAGAATTTCTCACAAACATGCCAGAAGAAACACTGAATAATATATTGCAATTAAACGTGGCTGGTCTTACCGGTACCACCAGAGTAATACTTCCAGGCATGATGAAACGACGGAAAGGTGTCGTAATTAATATAAGTTCAGTAACGGGTGATATTCCAAGTCCATATTTGACAGTCTATGCGGCCAGTAAAGCTTATGTCATTAAATTTAGCGCCGATTTAGCTGCGGAAGTAGCTCAGAATGGTGTTACCGTACAATGTATTGTTCCTGGACCTGTTGCCACTAAGATGACCAAAATCAA aaaaccAACGTGGATGGCGCCGACTGCTGATAAATTTGTCGAGGCTACTTTGAAAACTGTGGGAATCGAATCTTTAACAACCGGATATCCACCGCACTATTTAGTGTACGGATTTATGAAAACGTTGACATGCGTGTGTGAGAAGGGTGCAATGTGGTTAGTGACCAGGACGATGCTCAATTTAAGAGGACGTTCTCTCCGGAAAAAGATGAGGGAACAGGAGCAAATGAAAGAGATTCCACAACGTGACACTCTCCTCAcggaataa
- the LOC122627036 gene encoding golgin subfamily A member 6-like protein 1, with amino-acid sequence MDINDDSPEDVKRAVSVEKEIRKGEKDDVFDVRPREREKKKERWLHCAKPLPKKKKVTAEECCQRKKKKAAAKDVKQVTVMIYGKPCIFPKKDIIPRHCLSKKEYINLLATPNRKCPSPCLQEAVIRKLKPISTRIKELARPTKHRMLMTLQEVGTKLKPEFVDNLIKSLEGETCLTPEQAAKVFRDKKRKRITRKREKPRKFSRISRTTKKSSAASATILDKDAVMCQYMMAECFVKSILDWKCPIPKEEYEDIASVIMRRLSYILEYTPTDESDRKSQQMRFLSDIIASWISGVLFEVADDQKKELEEICERKRKEAEEEEEEEEEEEEEEEEEEEEEEEEEEEEEEEEEEEEEEEEEAEPEITEEEKLAMEEAERLEKERQEEEERRIREEEEERIRKEEEEARLQREREEEEERLRLEEEARLQREREEEEERLRLEEEAKEKGEEEEEEARLRKERKEEEERLRKEEEKDILRMEEERRKAEEEEEKKKIVEEEVEKPIIKIGEYEFFPTDLPFVTFGLLIDVLYVMLESMPESKEIDLVRDRIQRAIYEKFSSIIEDEDPKALTEHMKDVLIVLAGKIATWLKNILSESQIMFIDKYPAEVESVEIRDWSKWLTYVSDTASNWGNWLHKVVEQAGDIREEGITRGDWQQWTKSVDVDALLWRRFHLQTIHQAHRNATLMAQREVVKTGTKTMDFSEKEIRNTNLQSVA; translated from the exons ATGGATATAAACGACGATTCTCCGGAGGACGTAAAACGTGCCGTTTCGGTAGAAAAGGAGATAAGGAAGGGTGAAAAGGACGACGTATTTGACGTACGtccacgagaaagagaaaagaagaaagaaagatggttACATTGCGCCAAACCGTTGCCGAAGAAAAAG AAAGTTACAGCAGAGGAATgttgtcaaagaaaaaagaagaaggcaGCAGCTAAGGACGTGAAACAAGTGACGGTGATGATTTATGGTAAACCATGTATTTTTCCTAAGAAGGACATCATTCCGAGACATTGTCTGTCAAAAAAAGAGTATATTAACTTACTAGCCACTCCGAA CCGTAAATGTCCATCGCCATGTTTGCAAGAGGCAGTGATAAGAAAGTTGAAACCAATTTCAACAAGAATCAAAGAACTCGCTCGACCAACGAAGCACCGTATGTTGATGACCCTGCAGGAAGTTGGTACAAAATTGAAGCCCGAATTTGtggataatttaataaaatcactGGAGGGTGAAACTTGTCTTACACCAGA GCAAGCAGCGAAGGTGTTTCGCGATAAAAAACGTAAGAGAATCACTAGGAAACGAGAAAAGCCACGTAAGTTTAGTCGGATTAGTCGAACGACAAAAAAATCTAGTGCAGCAAGTGCAACGATATTGGACAAGGATGCAGTAATGTGTCAATATATGATGGCCGAGTGTTTTGTTAAGAGTATTCTTGATTGGAAATGTCCTATACCGAAGGAAGAGTACGAGGACATTGCAAGCGTGATAATGAGGAGATTAAGTTACATCCTTGAATATACGCCGACCGATGAGAGCGATCGTAAGTCTCAGCAGATGCGTTTTCTCTCGGACATAATAGCTTCTTGGATATCGGGAGTTCTCTTCGAAGTTGCGGACGATCAGAAGAAGGAACTGGAAGAAATTTGTGAGAGAAAACGGAAGGAagcagaggaagaagaggaggaggaggaggaggaagaagaggaagaggaagaggaagaggaggaagaagaagaggaggaggaggaggaagaagaggaagaagaggaagaagaagaggaggaggaagaggccGAACCGGAGATAACAGAGGAAGAAAAACTTGCGATGGAAGAGGCTGAGAGATTAGAGAAGGAACGacaggaagaggaagaaaggagaattcgagaggaggaggaagaaaggatcaggaaggaagaagaggaagctAGATTAcagcgagagagggaggaagaggaggaaagattacggttagaagaagaagcgag ATTACAgcgagaaagggaggaagaggaggaaagattACGGTTAGAAGAGGAAGCGAAAGAGAAgggggaagaggaagaagaggaagcgaGATTACGGAAAGAgcgaaaagaggaagaagaaaggttacggaaagaagaagagaaagatatattacgcatggaagaagaaagaaggaaagcggaggaagaagaggagaaaaagaaaatagtagaaGAGGAAGTCGAGAAGCCTATAATAAAGATCGGAGAATACGAATTCTTCCCTACCGACCTGCCGTTCGTGACCTTCGGTTTGTTAATAGACGTTCTTTACGTTATGTTGGAGTCTATGCCAGAGAGCAAAGAGATTGATCTGGTTCGTGATCGTATTCAGAGAGCGATCTATGAAAAGTTTAGTTCTATAATAGAGGACGAAGATCCAAAAGCATTGACCGAACACATGAAGGACGTATTGATAGTTTTAGCTGGGAAGATCGCGACCTGgcttaaaaatattctcagCGAGTCGCAAATCATGTTCATCGACAAATATCCGGCTGAAGTCGAATCCGTTGAAATTAGGGATTGGTCGAAGTGGCTCACGTACGTCAGCGATACCGCAAGCAATTGGGGTAACTGGCTTCACAAGGTCGTCGAGCAAGCCGGAGATATACGGGAAGAGGGTATAACCCGAGGCGATTGGCAACAGTGGACGAAATCCGTCGACGTTGATGCTCTCCTTTGGAGACGCTTTCATCTGCAGACCATTCATCAGGCTCATAGAAACGCTACGTTGATGGCGCAGAGGGAAGTAGTTAAGACTGGCACCAAGACAATGGACTTCtccgagaaagaaatacggaACACCAATCTTCAAAGTGTCGCttga